The genomic interval CAAAAGATATTTCTCCCGTGTAATTTTAAACTCCGAAAGCTTCTTGCTCCAGCTCGCCACAATCTTTTTGGGCGGTACATTGTTCTGAATCTGTTCCCGCAGCCTCTCGGTTCCGGCAAGCAGATCAAATCCCTTTTTGAAAACAAGCTGATCCGGATACAGGCGGTGAAGGGCACTTAAAAGAGTGACCCCAAAAGAGACCGAACGAAAAATGTTTCTGTTGGCCAGTTTCAGCTCTAATCCCCGACACATTTCACCTTCGTATTTCGGATGAGGAGCCATTTCCGGAATGGATTGTGGAATGAATTCCGTTGCCTTTACCATCAACCCCAAAGGATGAAAGGAATCGATAGCCTGCTTCAAAGAATCGCCATTTATCCACGGAGCACCCACAACTTTGAATGGCGTGCGGGTTCCCCTGCCCTCAGAAACAGAGGTGCCTTCAATTAAACACATCCCGGGATAAAGGATAGCGGTTTCCAAATCGGGCATATTGGGGGAGGTTTTAATCCATTTCAGGCCGGTTTGATCGAACCACATGGAGCGACGCCAATTTTTCATCGGGATCACCGTCAGATCGGCACGAGCCCCGTTTTCCAGCCATCCCTCACCGTTAATCATGCGTGCCAATTCCCCGATGGTTAAACCGTGCCGAATGGGAATCGGGTACATCCCCACAAAGGATTTCAGCTCAGGATTGAGAATGGGACCCTCCACAATATCGCCCGTGATGGGATTGGGACGATCCAACACAATAAACGGAATGTGATTTTCGGCGGCGGCCTGCATGGCCAGCCCCATGGTGCTGATGTACGTGTAAAACCGGGCACCGATGTCCTGAATGTCGAAAAGCAGCACGTCCACACTGTCCAGCATGGCCGGTGTGGGCTTGCGGGTTTTCCCGTAAAGGCTGTAAACCGTAATTCCGGTCAGGGAATCCACGTAGGATTCCACGTAAGCACCGGCGGAGCGATTCCCGCGNNNNNNNNNNNNNNNNNNNNNNNNNNNNNNNNNNNNNNNNNNNNNNNNNNNNNNNNNNATCGAGGTTCCGTGACGGGTAATGGCGGTGGCGTTCGTGATAATTCCCACGCGTTTTCCACGAATTAAATCCAGATGCTCGGTTAATAAAACATCCAGGCCGGGAATAACGGGGGCGCGGTTTTCGGTGCAATTTAAAAAGAATGGAAACGACAACAAAAATAGAATCAAGGTCTTCGAAAGAATTTTATTCATGGCTTCCTCCCGGGAAATCATGCGTTGCAAAACTGATAATACCATTCTGGAGATATTTGTGGTCCTCGGTGTTGCTCTTTTTCAGTTACACAGAGAACCACAGAGTACTGCAGAGAAAAAGAAAATCTTCTCTTCCCTCTCTGTGGTTCTCTCTTTTATTTTCTCTGTGGCTCTCTGTGTTATTCTTTTTTACTCTGAATAAAAGAAAAAACGCACCTACTCGCTCTGGCTCACTTCCTCGTCCGGGTTTTTGCTTTCCACCTTCGGAATGACAATTTCATCGCCCGGATGAAGCTGGAAGAGATTTCGGTTTCCATTGTAGCTTTTCACCAGCCAATAGGGCAAATCGAAGACGGAATTACACAAATACCAGATGTTTTCTCCCCGGCGCACTTTGTGAATCTGCGTCCCGACAATTTCGTAATTCTGGAAGAAATCTTCTTCAATGCTTCGATGGTATTCCAACCGCTTTTCCTCAA from Calditrichota bacterium carries:
- a CDS encoding DUF1343 domain-containing protein → RGNRSAGAYVESYVDSLTGITVYSLYGKTRKPTPAMLDSVDVLLFDIQDIGARFYTYISTMGLAMQAAAENHIPFIVLDRPNPITGDIVEGPILNPELKSFVGMYPIPIRHGLTIGELARMINGEGWLENGARADLTVIPMKNWRRSMWFDQTGLKWIKTSPNMPDLETAILYPGMCLIEGTSVSEGRGTRTPFKVVGAPWINGDSLKQAIDSFHPLGLMVKATEFIPQSIPEMAPHPKYEGEMCRGLELKLANRNIFRSVSFGVTLLSALHRLYPDQLVFKKGFDLLAGTERLREQIQNNVPPKKIVASWSKKLSEFKITREKYLLY
- a CDS encoding DUF1343 domain-containing protein, which produces MNKILSKTLILFLLSFPFFLNCTENRAPVIPGLDVLLTEHLDLIRGKRVGIITNATAITRHGTS